The following are encoded together in the Blastocatellia bacterium genome:
- a CDS encoding phage Gp37/Gp68 family protein, translating into MGDKSGIEWTDATWNPVRGCSRVSEGCRNCYAERVAARFSGIGQPHDGLAKMTPSGPRWTGKLRFIPQHLEDPLRWQRPRRIFVNSMSDLFHDEVSNEEIAAIFAVMMATPHHIYQVLTKRPQRMLEWFQWASSSSEYDPRELCENHGLDYVAACHLQADMCDKWPLPNVWIGVSVEDQKTANERIPYLLKTPAAIRFLSCEPLLRRIDLGQAHPCGYYCEEPTANSEGAHHDHDFWTPGINTSIKWVIVGGESGPNARPMHPTWVRSLRDQCETAGVAFFFKQWGEWLPDDQLDERNRRDPMIGETDMTWMRVGKKKAGRLLDGVEWNQFPQVLEFSRV; encoded by the coding sequence ATGGGTGATAAATCTGGAATCGAATGGACTGATGCAACGTGGAATCCAGTTCGTGGCTGCTCGCGTGTGAGTGAGGGCTGCCGCAATTGTTACGCCGAGCGCGTTGCTGCGAGATTTAGCGGCATCGGCCAGCCCCACGATGGTTTGGCGAAGATGACGCCGAGCGGCCCGCGATGGACTGGCAAATTGCGATTCATTCCTCAGCATCTTGAAGACCCTTTGAGGTGGCAAAGGCCGCGTAGAATCTTCGTCAACTCAATGAGCGACCTGTTCCATGATGAAGTCAGCAACGAAGAGATAGCAGCTATCTTTGCGGTGATGATGGCAACCCCGCATCACATTTATCAGGTACTGACGAAGCGGCCACAGCGAATGCTTGAATGGTTTCAGTGGGCAAGCTCAAGTTCTGAATATGATCCGCGTGAACTCTGTGAGAATCACGGCCTGGACTATGTTGCAGCCTGTCATCTTCAAGCCGATATGTGCGACAAATGGCCGCTGCCAAATGTATGGATTGGTGTTTCCGTCGAAGATCAGAAGACCGCAAACGAACGCATACCTTATCTTCTGAAGACACCGGCTGCCATACGTTTTCTTTCGTGCGAGCCGCTGCTAAGGCGGATTGATTTAGGGCAAGCGCATCCCTGTGGTTACTACTGCGAAGAACCGACCGCCAATTCCGAAGGCGCACATCATGACCACGACTTCTGGACGCCCGGTATCAACACATCAATTAAGTGGGTGATCGTTGGCGGCGAAAGTGGCCCGAATGCGCGACCGATGCATCCTACTTGGGTGCGCTCGCTGCGCGATCAATGCGAGACTGCCGGAGTTGCCTTTTTCTTCAAGCAATGGGGTGAATGGTTGCCTGATGATCAGCTAGACGAACGCAACAGGCGAGACCCGATGATCGGCGAGACCGACATGACGTGGATGCGTGTCGGCAAGAAGAAGGCAGGTCGGCTACTTGATGGCGTTGAATGGAATCAGTTTCCGCAGGTGTTAGAATTCAGTAGAGTTTGA
- a CDS encoding ATP-binding protein, with amino-acid sequence MQANPKPSFVTEVRRTGVNWDEVLRSRLVVFKEKYGWTNNQVSREMQRFYGRQKGDSGRANNTGMGQSTIYNYLACKWASSQEMLERFENRLRGWLDHREASGKTEEVDEDVTSARLIQHGLAEAYSSRQFVTIIGPSGMGKTIIAKHFANLNTRGGMIIVEAYDGMTPRAFLAAICSALGDIDTGSKDALIKRARGLLAEQPKLLAIDEANFLRDESINHLVHIWNQAKSGIVLLGTQELELSIRSSKLQRVQSRLKVSITLGVLSDEEIRRRLEESFEPKEVTAQVVQVARAGSFGRYRDLDTLINTVSDKREEYPTATLEKLFERFSTRQEGKKKG; translated from the coding sequence ATGCAAGCAAATCCAAAACCTAGCTTCGTGACTGAGGTTCGCCGCACAGGCGTGAATTGGGACGAGGTGTTGCGTTCCCGGCTGGTGGTTTTCAAAGAAAAGTATGGCTGGACAAACAACCAGGTCAGCCGCGAGATGCAGCGCTTTTATGGTAGGCAAAAGGGCGACAGTGGTCGCGCCAACAATACGGGGATGGGTCAAAGCACGATCTATAACTACCTGGCGTGCAAATGGGCATCCTCGCAAGAGATGTTGGAGCGATTTGAGAATCGGCTGCGGGGTTGGCTCGATCATCGTGAGGCGAGCGGGAAGACTGAAGAAGTTGACGAAGATGTGACCTCTGCGCGATTGATCCAGCACGGCCTGGCAGAAGCTTATAGCAGCCGTCAATTTGTAACGATCATCGGCCCGTCCGGTATGGGGAAGACGATCATCGCTAAACACTTCGCCAATCTCAACACGCGCGGCGGAATGATTATCGTTGAAGCCTATGACGGTATGACGCCACGCGCATTTTTGGCGGCGATCTGCTCTGCTCTCGGAGATATAGACACCGGCTCCAAAGATGCGCTCATTAAGCGCGCCAGGGGCCTACTCGCTGAACAGCCCAAGCTGCTGGCCATAGATGAAGCGAACTTCTTGAGAGACGAGTCAATCAATCACCTCGTCCACATCTGGAATCAAGCGAAGAGCGGCATCGTCCTCCTCGGCACACAGGAGTTGGAGCTGTCGATCCGGTCTTCGAAGTTGCAGCGCGTCCAGTCGCGGCTAAAGGTTTCGATCACTCTGGGCGTGCTTTCAGATGAGGAGATACGAAGACGGCTTGAAGAAAGCTTTGAGCCGAAAGAGGTCACCGCACAGGTTGTGCAGGTGGCGCGGGCCGGCAGCTTTGGGCGCTATCGTGATCTCGATACGTTGATCAACACCGTCAGCGATAAGCGCGAAGAATACCCGACCGCGACGCTCGAAAAACTCTTCGAGCGATTCTCAACACGGCAGGAAGGCAAAAAGAAGGGGTGA